The following is a genomic window from Hyperolius riggenbachi isolate aHypRig1 chromosome 4, aHypRig1.pri, whole genome shotgun sequence.
ctctccccactaaagagatagtctccagatcagtcagtgacatccaccttcaggtgtcactcactctctgctccttcctaccttcagcctgactccaacccttggagagtctcaggctgctggaaggtttctataCTCTCGATAGCAGTACTTCCTGTACTGCctaggccacctgctcctcaggtgggttactcaaagtcatactgttacaccaaacactcactatatatTTATttggaggtgtccagaggttagcactatatctgtattattggtgattctgcagatcatccataatcaggtatagatctgtattcttggtgatactgcagatcaccaataatcagattctctctgcgagctgacaccgatcgttacaatttccctgcctagctgcttatctgtaacatgatcccctgctcacttgtgtttacaagcaaggctaaggtgactcagcgattggaggagaaaagaaaaaagcaaagggcagaaatgacatcaggatttagcctaaggccctgtttccatctatgcgcttctgtccgctttttatcagcactacaatgttacagattgatacatgttgatgaaaagcggacagaagcgcatagatggaaacaaggcctaaactgtgggcaaaagacatggcccccaccaggaacagaattctcttcatttactatgtagaattcactgaaatcaaaacgtggacaatacaatacatgtgttatgtaagtagatcaagtatttatctacttatatatgtgtttttcccctggcatagtatggctaatcctactgatttaaaaaaacatgtttattgatagttgtcctttaaggtgtagCCATTTACCATATAAAAATTAACATCAATGGTTCCCCAAAATGTATGAATGTTTATCTGGTTGTATTTTATTAACACAGGTGAAAATGTTGCCCTCAATGGTGTAGCATCACAGTCCTCTATCTTCACTAGAGCGAGCACTGCCAATAAAGCCATTGATGGAAACTTGGACCCTGAATTCTCTTCTGGCTCCTGTGCCCACACCGATGATGATGTCTCCCCCTGGTGGAGGGTGGACTTACTGCAGCCCTATAAAATCTCCAGAGTCATTATCACTAACAGAGGTGACTGCTGCTGGGATCGGCTGGCCGGAGCCAGTATCCTTATCGGGAACTCTCCAGAAAACAATGGAAATAATAACCCACGGTGACTACTGACTCTTACTATTTATGTAACTTTTACAATGTTATTAGTGCTTGTATTGATTTAGCTCACTGGTCACTGTCACTGGTCACTGTCACTGGTCACTGTCACTGGTCGCTGTCACTGGTCACTGTCACTGGTCGCTGTCACTGGTCACTGTCACTGGTCACTGTCACTGGTCACTGTCACTGGtcactgtcactgtcactgtcactggtctatgtcactgtcactggtCACTGTCACTGGTCACTGTCACTGGTCACTGTCACTGGTCACTGTGGCCTAAATGCTGCTTGCAGCGCTAAAGTATTGATCGTGTGACCAATTTTAAGCAAATAAAAAGACACATATAATAAAATATATCAATCACCCTCAGATTTCTCCCT
Proteins encoded in this region:
- the LOC137571173 gene encoding fucolectin-1-like encodes the protein MLTYIDNLREEMSRLKTGASNLTVQLERNKQDTSENVALNGVASQSSIFTRASTANKAIDGNLDPEFSSGSCAHTDDDVSPWWRVDLLQPYKISRVIITNRGDCCWDRLAGASILIGNSPENNGNNNPRCAVISSIQNRGTLYFQCNNMVGQYVNIVIGGKQQHLSLCEVQVFGVPAMG